A stretch of the Chlamydia pecorum E58 genome encodes the following:
- a CDS encoding CPn0927/CPn0928 family alpha/beta hydrolase fold protein: MASVRAVQPFFDLHPKPTVYMFSSESSRKSWEQRSASPRKHAVLDVLMRIAKLFLALIFFIPLGIYWLLERVCQNIVIPSAGGFLFRPLCRVNSMLQSMYVARIYRWLEKKDVTSADRVVLQYDHLRIDTLKLTFPGARGNRWMLVSLGNAESIEGYVIQHDLRGIVSIAKKAHANLLFFNYPGVCYSKGPVSVSNLVHAYQGCLRYLRDEDSGPKAKEIIAYGYSLGASVQAEALSQEITDNRDGVSWFVIKDRGARSLAAVAKQWLGPVGAQLTKCLGWNIDSEKHSHALRCPELFTCSVDENRQLIGDGLFSKDTCFAAAFFPEDKRAQARGKKISIEQVYLNHVEPLCVEAEDLIAEAIRDHFG, translated from the coding sequence ATGGCTTCAGTTAGAGCAGTACAACCATTTTTTGACCTACATCCAAAACCTACTGTTTACATGTTTTCTTCAGAAAGCAGTCGTAAAAGTTGGGAACAGAGGAGCGCGTCTCCTCGTAAGCATGCAGTTTTGGATGTGCTTATGCGTATAGCTAAGCTTTTTCTTGCTTTGATTTTCTTCATTCCCTTAGGGATCTATTGGCTTTTGGAAAGAGTGTGTCAAAATATCGTGATTCCCTCTGCTGGAGGGTTTTTATTTCGCCCTCTTTGTCGAGTGAATAGCATGCTGCAAAGTATGTATGTAGCAAGAATTTATAGGTGGTTAGAGAAAAAAGATGTGACATCAGCAGATAGAGTGGTGCTGCAATATGACCACTTGCGCATTGATACTTTGAAGCTTACTTTCCCTGGAGCTCGAGGAAATCGCTGGATGCTGGTTTCTTTAGGGAACGCAGAGTCTATAGAGGGATATGTAATTCAACATGATCTTCGTGGGATTGTGAGTATAGCAAAGAAAGCTCACGCTAACTTGCTGTTCTTTAATTATCCTGGTGTGTGTTATAGTAAGGGGCCCGTTTCTGTAAGCAACCTAGTGCATGCATATCAGGGATGTCTGCGTTATTTAAGAGATGAAGATTCTGGGCCTAAAGCCAAGGAAATCATCGCCTATGGGTATTCTCTAGGAGCGAGCGTACAGGCAGAAGCGTTAAGTCAGGAAATCACAGATAATAGGGACGGAGTTTCTTGGTTTGTGATAAAAGATCGCGGAGCAAGATCTTTAGCTGCTGTAGCAAAGCAGTGGCTAGGACCCGTAGGGGCACAATTAACCAAGTGCCTGGGATGGAATATAGATTCTGAAAAGCATAGTCATGCATTGCGGTGCCCCGAATTGTTTACTTGTAGTGTGGATGAAAATCGTCAGCTAATCGGGGATGGTCTTTTTTCTAAAGATACATGTTTTGCTGCGGCATTTTTCCCTGAGGATAAAAGGGCTCAAGCTCGTGGAAAGAAGATTTCCATAGAGCAGGTATATCTTAACCACGTTGAGCCTTTATGTGTTGAGGCTGAAGACCTTATTGCCGAAGCTATCAGAGATCACTTCGGATAG
- a CDS encoding CPn0927/CPn0928 family alpha/beta hydrolase fold protein, with amino-acid sequence MITLVPHAVLSQEQIAYLSKPSPEPKVCYYSSERVRRWETFKLQHPTVVLICTLVISLIKLLLAVVFFPLGLVMFLNGFCQALVLPAAFMGGCLGRLLRIFGYIGRKDLVHPFHNIARDIRIKKIERTPIQYDHVLVDSIELHLNNAKPTRWILVSDGNFFGMENRFKLLGCRNPLVDLAEKLEANLLFFNYPGVVSSRGPVSKEGLVKSYQACVRYLKDPQQGLGAKEILGYGISLGGAVQAEALKDEVLDGSNGVQWILIKDRTFTSMREVGKSLFGKFGVWLTQGFGWDMDPAKISETVCCPEIFIYSSQIGSQVVASDGKFEPNLSFASAFVKEGTLINTPKPKVPIGMPLLGHAENLYDELIDAIAVAAKSFLKSSTFEN; translated from the coding sequence ATGATCACTTTGGTCCCTCACGCAGTATTGTCTCAAGAGCAGATAGCATATTTGTCTAAGCCTTCCCCAGAGCCTAAAGTGTGTTACTATTCTTCAGAAAGAGTACGGAGATGGGAGACGTTTAAACTTCAGCATCCCACCGTGGTGTTGATTTGTACTCTGGTAATTTCCCTCATTAAGCTGCTTTTAGCAGTGGTTTTCTTCCCCTTGGGGTTGGTAATGTTTTTAAATGGGTTTTGTCAGGCTCTTGTCCTTCCTGCAGCTTTTATGGGAGGGTGTTTAGGGAGGCTCTTAAGAATCTTCGGTTACATAGGTAGAAAAGATCTTGTTCATCCTTTTCATAATATTGCTAGGGATATTCGCATTAAAAAGATAGAGCGTACTCCTATACAGTATGACCATGTACTTGTAGACTCTATAGAATTACACTTGAACAATGCTAAGCCCACACGGTGGATTCTTGTATCAGACGGGAACTTCTTTGGTATGGAGAACCGATTTAAGCTGTTAGGTTGTAGAAACCCCCTAGTAGACCTTGCAGAAAAGCTTGAGGCAAACCTGCTATTTTTTAACTATCCAGGTGTTGTAAGTAGTCGAGGGCCAGTAAGCAAAGAAGGATTAGTCAAGTCTTATCAAGCATGTGTGCGCTACCTTAAAGATCCCCAACAGGGACTTGGGGCAAAGGAAATCCTTGGATATGGGATATCTTTAGGAGGAGCGGTACAGGCAGAAGCCTTAAAAGATGAAGTTCTAGATGGATCTAATGGAGTGCAATGGATACTGATTAAAGATAGGACTTTTACTTCAATGAGGGAGGTCGGAAAATCTTTATTCGGAAAATTTGGCGTGTGGCTAACTCAAGGGTTTGGGTGGGACATGGATCCCGCAAAAATTAGCGAAACCGTGTGTTGTCCTGAAATCTTTATATATTCTTCACAAATCGGAAGCCAAGTCGTTGCTTCTGATGGAAAATTTGAACCCAATTTAAGCTTTGCTTCGGCCTTTGTAAAAGAAGGCACACTGATTAATACTCCAAAGCCCAAAGTACCGATAGGGATGCCTCTTCTTGGCCATGCAGAGAATCTCTATGATGAGCTTATTGATGCAATCGCAGTAGCCGCTAAGAGCTTCCTTAAGTCCTCTACGTTTGAAAATTGA
- a CDS encoding isoprenyl transferase, whose product MDVSLASDQISASLALGKPLPKHVAIIMDGNRRWLKQRRHLCCKGKTSGHYYGVQVLPKIVSSAVTLGIKVLTLFVFSTENFSRSQEEVRELFLLFHSQLGKQLPFLMNQGVRLRCIGDLSKLPQNIQEQITHAEKQTENSSCLELVLAINYGAKDELVRAFKKLHYDLTRQKISSEDLSESLVGSYLDTAGLSDPDLLIRTGGEMRVSNFLLWQIAYTELYVTEVLWPDFTPQHFIDAIKVYQQRSRRGGK is encoded by the coding sequence ATGGATGTATCTCTAGCTTCGGATCAGATAAGTGCTAGTCTTGCTTTAGGAAAGCCTCTCCCTAAACATGTTGCGATTATTATGGATGGCAACCGAAGATGGCTTAAGCAACGTCGTCATCTTTGTTGCAAAGGGAAAACTTCTGGTCACTACTACGGGGTTCAGGTGCTTCCGAAGATTGTTTCTTCTGCGGTCACCTTGGGAATTAAAGTCCTAACACTTTTTGTGTTTTCTACTGAGAATTTTTCTCGCTCTCAGGAAGAGGTCAGAGAATTATTTTTACTGTTTCATTCTCAGTTGGGTAAACAACTTCCTTTTCTTATGAACCAGGGGGTCCGACTCCGTTGTATCGGGGATCTTTCAAAACTTCCTCAAAATATCCAAGAACAAATTACTCATGCAGAAAAGCAAACAGAAAACTCTTCTTGTCTAGAATTGGTCCTAGCTATTAATTACGGAGCTAAGGACGAATTAGTCCGCGCTTTTAAGAAACTTCATTACGACCTTACGCGCCAAAAAATCTCTTCCGAGGATCTCTCTGAGTCTCTAGTTGGGTCGTACTTAGACACTGCAGGCCTCTCAGATCCTGATTTATTGATTCGTACGGGAGGAGAAATGCGTGTGAGTAATTTTTTATTATGGCAAATAGCGTATACAGAACTATACGTTACGGAAGTTTTATGGCCAGATTTTACACCTCAGCATTTCATTGATGCAATTAAAGTCTATCAACAAAGATCTCGACGAGGAGGGAAATAG
- a CDS encoding helix-turn-helix domain-containing protein — protein sequence MRCGHEQCLEPEEDSKAQDSNWVSITQAAKLHNVTRQAIYVAIKQKKLKASKGTRWEINLRDLEEYKQNRYSRKKSLYQGELVFDNEKGCFSVNQVAEILGVPVQKIYYATRTGTMRGERKGAAWVIQLSEIERYKTEYLNKQLAKKARQADQQTEASFESEAQENSTAATKIVTLSESSS from the coding sequence GTGAGATGTGGTCATGAGCAGTGTTTAGAGCCTGAAGAAGATTCTAAAGCACAAGATTCTAATTGGGTATCCATTACTCAGGCGGCAAAATTGCATAATGTCACCAGGCAAGCAATTTATGTTGCAATTAAGCAAAAAAAATTAAAAGCGTCCAAGGGTACGCGTTGGGAGATTAACCTTCGGGATTTAGAGGAATACAAACAAAATCGTTATTCTAGGAAGAAATCCTTATATCAGGGCGAACTCGTATTTGATAATGAGAAAGGGTGTTTCTCTGTAAATCAAGTTGCTGAGATTTTAGGAGTGCCTGTACAAAAGATTTATTATGCCACACGCACAGGAACGATGCGAGGGGAGCGTAAGGGTGCTGCCTGGGTAATACAGCTTTCAGAGATCGAAAGGTACAAAACAGAGTATTTGAATAAGCAATTAGCTAAAAAAGCTCGGCAAGCAGATCAGCAAACAGAGGCAAGTTTTGAATCTGAAGCACAAGAAAATTCTACAGCTGCAACGAAAATTGTAACTCTTTCTGAATCCTCTTCTTAA
- the recJ gene encoding single-stranded-DNA-specific exonuclease RecJ, translated as MKNVHVPQGSPKWVYPKQDHAFRSKVIKEFHLNPIVAQIFVSRGFHSLEEIHSFLYSHLSSLYDPKLFCDMPKAVDRLLLAREKQEHVVIYGDSDVDGMTGVALLVEFFQMIGIKVSYFFLGGMLKQLGEILTLITKLKEENASLLITVDCGITAGKEISDITKQGIDVIVTDHHMPTGKIPHCVATLNPQLKGNTYPNRGLTGVGVAFKLAQGVYNALVSKGDLKKEQIDLKRFLDLVTFGTLTDMGELLGENRMMVRYGIKEISRGRRLGLNKLCALSGVEKSKVTSTDIVLKIAPKLNSLARLADPAEGVELLLTRDPKRADDLIKKIDVVNRERQRIEAEVFQSVQKILEDDPKILKHAAIVLASSEWHARVIPIIAARLAKAYNRPVVIISIQDGIGKGSARTVGAFSLFGILKKCSSLFLSYGGHDFAAGIILKENHIEDFRKKFIHLVNSSLKKDDTTITFPLDAHAEFNEIDYDLLASLELFEPFGKGNPVPVFYTTVHQVRYPKLLPGNHLKLFVGQGERNLEAIAFGMGERILELKFQWHLPLEIVYTPRISSSSGVIHLLIRDFRVIKEKS; from the coding sequence ATGAAAAATGTACATGTGCCTCAAGGTTCTCCAAAGTGGGTATATCCTAAGCAGGATCATGCTTTCCGCTCAAAGGTGATAAAAGAATTTCACTTGAACCCTATTGTAGCACAGATTTTTGTTTCTCGAGGGTTTCATTCCCTCGAGGAAATCCATAGTTTCCTATATAGCCATTTATCGAGTCTTTATGATCCTAAGTTATTTTGCGATATGCCCAAAGCTGTAGACCGGCTTCTTTTAGCAAGGGAAAAGCAAGAGCATGTTGTGATTTATGGAGACAGTGACGTAGATGGGATGACGGGAGTCGCTCTACTCGTAGAGTTTTTCCAGATGATAGGTATTAAGGTAAGTTATTTCTTCCTTGGGGGGATGCTGAAGCAGCTTGGGGAGATTTTAACATTGATTACAAAGTTAAAGGAGGAAAATGCCTCTTTGCTCATCACTGTCGATTGTGGAATTACTGCTGGAAAAGAAATTAGTGATATTACCAAACAAGGAATCGATGTTATCGTTACAGATCACCATATGCCCACAGGGAAAATTCCACATTGTGTAGCGACGTTAAATCCTCAACTGAAAGGCAACACGTATCCAAATCGTGGACTTACAGGTGTTGGCGTAGCGTTTAAGCTAGCGCAAGGAGTATATAATGCACTGGTTTCTAAGGGGGATTTAAAAAAGGAGCAAATCGACCTAAAACGTTTTTTAGATTTAGTGACATTTGGGACGCTAACGGACATGGGAGAGCTCTTAGGAGAGAATCGTATGATGGTTCGGTATGGAATTAAAGAGATCTCTCGAGGAAGACGGTTAGGATTAAACAAGCTGTGTGCATTATCAGGAGTAGAGAAAAGCAAGGTGACTTCTACAGATATTGTATTGAAGATTGCCCCGAAACTTAATAGCTTAGCTCGGCTCGCAGATCCTGCAGAGGGAGTAGAACTGCTGTTAACACGAGATCCTAAACGTGCAGATGATTTGATTAAAAAAATTGATGTGGTTAACCGTGAACGGCAGAGAATAGAAGCAGAAGTCTTTCAAAGTGTTCAGAAGATCCTTGAGGACGACCCCAAGATTTTAAAACATGCAGCTATTGTATTGGCATCTTCAGAGTGGCATGCTAGGGTAATTCCTATAATTGCGGCAAGGCTAGCAAAGGCCTATAATAGGCCTGTGGTGATTATTTCTATTCAAGATGGGATAGGAAAGGGATCAGCAAGGACCGTAGGGGCCTTTTCTTTGTTTGGGATTTTGAAAAAGTGTTCTTCCCTATTTCTTTCCTACGGAGGGCACGACTTTGCTGCAGGGATTATTTTAAAAGAAAATCACATCGAAGATTTCAGGAAGAAGTTTATCCACTTAGTGAACTCTTCTCTGAAAAAAGATGATACTACCATTACCTTCCCCTTGGATGCTCATGCAGAGTTTAATGAAATCGACTACGACCTTCTCGCCTCATTAGAACTCTTCGAGCCTTTTGGTAAGGGAAACCCTGTTCCTGTATTTTACACTACAGTTCATCAGGTGCGCTATCCTAAACTGCTCCCAGGAAACCATCTGAAACTTTTTGTTGGCCAGGGAGAAAGAAATCTTGAAGCCATTGCTTTCGGTATGGGAGAACGTATATTAGAGCTAAAATTTCAATGGCATCTTCCATTAGAGATCGTTTATACCCCAAGGATCTCTTCTTCCTCGGGAGTGATTCATTTGCTTATACGAGATTTTCGCGTTATTAAAGAAAAGTCTTAG
- a CDS encoding protein translocase subunit SecDF translates to MKSNVRRNFSIIICVFSLALYYVLPTCFYYMRPLQKPIDHKEATHIIKQFVKQSSKACREVRTRISAVLSSLNIKAKIEPHAKTQGVFDVHFRNIEDAQVFIANLAHGEPSVPIKSAKLYVLGHDSRVDTAVVQVSGAQVAPVEEKDFYFVSYAHDNQAVSQAVLSEVREVFEELPLECSCDYPSPWETVSNEQVLHYVGRLSSGFQIFPEKNFSSFVRMMFLSDKDVLAFLHRLEKLSLSENSKLSSEKLEELTSLHRKLRKVHQKSRVSERLCVEENVLHCDRSSLFFSSVTFLPKTKSVRFSLHPELLEKRATLSPELRLDLDGWLATEKQRISQKLNRKLEECPEGFSCEFIDKEACGKIVLMQEKVTQNLVAHLTTLVKNRPSPISCDFSPECFPIYSRPPTQEDALGCFIFSPKEDCQHFYRGAIYVVFKGLRTVLAKYQESFGEERQAFEYDLQKLYQCFSHMESSSWAIGEDQVLEIRHPLKFHVDVWGEDFVFSQEGNACLEVSTIKDRLERLNVIEKNRQNELVQWHELYRQASCSMNPQERLRAPIPHQSALVENLKLNFRKYARGENALRLGVDFIGGKQLMLSFKDHQGKRLSDKENILKVSDELYSRLNKLGVSEVEIRREGDYIYLSVPGSAKVSPAEILGTSKMSFHVVNEKFSPYNTFRYEVQRFLDYLWFSAQSQGQLSSEFINALASQVFYGSQETLPPSVREAIGKLKQEGLAFSLEESAPSSSELDTQLSMIAIQRDVESKVNPLMIVFRNYALDGASLKDIRPEFSPGEGYILSFSVKDRGVSQSSNSSPTESFYAWTSAFCQDGVSGSPRSQYSGNRGWRMAVVLDGQVISSPVLNAPLREHASVSGNFTHREVSRLAADLKSGVISFVPEVLSEETISSELGKQQGVQGAFSACLALAVLIILMSVYYKFGGVIASGAVILNMLLIWAALQYLDAPLTLSGLAGIILAMGMAVDANVLVFERIREEFLLSRSLALSIETGYKKAFGAIFDSNLTTVLASVLLLLLDTGPIKGFALTLILGIFSSMFTALFMTKFFFVMWIRKTQETQLHMMNKFIGIRHDFLKECKKLWLVSGSVIVLGGVALGFGAWNSVLGMDFKGGYAFTVQAENHDADLSKIQKQVANKLQLAGLSSRDYRIKVLSSSEKLKVYFSRKALSRANPSFAREEISDPELAVAVGLLSETGVDVSSESLKEIQNFWTKVSGQFSNKMRQQALLGLLGAMGIILLYVSFRFEWRYAFSAVCALMHDLIATCAVLVATHFFLQKIQIDLQAVGALMTVLGYSLNNTLIIFDRIREDRQERLFTPMPELINDALQKTLSRTVMTTATTLSVLLILLFVGGGAVFNFAFIMTIGILLGTLSSLYIAPPLLLFMVRKEKLKQ, encoded by the coding sequence GTGAAATCTAATGTTAGGCGAAATTTTAGTATAATTATTTGCGTCTTTTCTTTGGCTTTATACTATGTATTGCCAACATGTTTTTATTATATGCGTCCATTGCAAAAACCTATAGATCATAAGGAAGCAACGCATATCATTAAACAGTTTGTAAAACAGTCCTCAAAAGCGTGCCGGGAGGTAAGAACGCGAATTTCTGCGGTTCTTTCTTCTTTAAATATCAAAGCAAAAATTGAACCCCACGCAAAAACTCAGGGTGTGTTTGATGTGCATTTTCGTAATATAGAAGATGCGCAAGTTTTTATTGCGAATTTAGCGCATGGAGAGCCCAGCGTTCCGATAAAATCCGCAAAGCTTTATGTGCTTGGGCATGACTCCCGTGTAGATACTGCTGTAGTGCAAGTTTCTGGGGCACAGGTGGCTCCTGTTGAGGAAAAGGATTTTTATTTTGTTTCCTATGCGCATGATAACCAAGCCGTCTCACAAGCTGTGCTTTCAGAAGTTCGCGAAGTTTTTGAAGAGCTTCCCTTGGAGTGTTCCTGTGATTACCCTTCTCCATGGGAAACAGTTTCTAATGAACAGGTACTGCATTATGTAGGGCGCCTTTCCTCTGGATTCCAGATTTTCCCCGAGAAGAATTTTTCTTCCTTTGTAAGGATGATGTTTCTTTCAGATAAGGATGTCCTAGCTTTTCTTCATAGGCTAGAGAAGCTGTCTTTGAGTGAGAATTCCAAGCTCTCTTCCGAAAAGCTAGAGGAATTGACTTCCCTGCATAGAAAGTTGCGCAAAGTGCATCAGAAGAGCCGAGTTTCTGAGAGATTGTGTGTCGAAGAGAATGTACTTCATTGTGATCGCTCATCCCTATTTTTCTCTTCAGTTACCTTTCTTCCCAAGACAAAAAGTGTGCGCTTTTCCCTACATCCTGAACTTCTAGAGAAAAGAGCGACGCTTTCTCCTGAATTGCGCTTGGATTTAGATGGCTGGCTAGCTACAGAGAAACAACGGATTTCCCAGAAGCTCAATCGAAAATTGGAAGAGTGCCCAGAAGGGTTTTCTTGTGAGTTTATAGACAAGGAAGCTTGTGGGAAAATTGTCTTAATGCAAGAGAAAGTGACGCAAAATCTTGTTGCTCATTTAACTACGCTAGTGAAAAATCGCCCTTCCCCAATCTCCTGTGATTTTTCTCCAGAGTGCTTCCCAATTTACAGCCGCCCTCCGACGCAAGAGGACGCTTTAGGGTGTTTTATCTTTTCCCCCAAGGAAGATTGCCAGCATTTCTATCGAGGTGCGATTTATGTGGTATTTAAAGGATTGCGTACAGTTTTGGCGAAATACCAAGAAAGCTTTGGGGAGGAACGCCAAGCTTTTGAATATGATTTACAAAAGCTCTATCAATGCTTTTCTCATATGGAATCTTCCTCTTGGGCTATAGGAGAAGATCAAGTTTTAGAAATCCGTCATCCTTTAAAATTCCATGTGGATGTGTGGGGAGAAGACTTTGTTTTTTCTCAAGAAGGTAATGCCTGTTTAGAAGTTAGTACGATAAAAGATCGCCTAGAGAGGCTTAATGTTATAGAGAAGAACCGCCAAAATGAGTTAGTTCAATGGCATGAGCTCTATCGTCAGGCAAGCTGCTCTATGAATCCTCAAGAGCGTTTGCGGGCTCCAATTCCTCACCAAAGTGCCCTGGTCGAGAACTTAAAATTGAACTTCAGAAAGTATGCTAGGGGGGAGAATGCCCTGCGTTTAGGCGTGGATTTTATCGGGGGAAAACAGCTCATGCTTTCCTTCAAAGATCATCAAGGCAAGCGACTTTCTGATAAGGAGAACATCTTAAAGGTTTCTGATGAGCTTTACTCGCGCTTAAATAAACTAGGGGTTTCTGAAGTGGAAATCCGTCGAGAAGGCGACTACATATACCTAAGTGTTCCTGGTTCTGCGAAGGTGTCTCCTGCAGAGATTTTAGGGACATCAAAGATGAGTTTCCATGTAGTGAACGAGAAATTCTCTCCCTATAATACGTTCCGCTATGAAGTGCAGAGATTTTTAGATTACCTGTGGTTTTCAGCACAATCTCAGGGACAGCTCTCGTCGGAATTTATAAATGCCTTGGCGAGTCAGGTTTTTTATGGGTCTCAAGAGACTTTGCCTCCTAGTGTTCGTGAGGCTATCGGGAAGCTCAAGCAAGAGGGACTAGCTTTTTCCTTAGAAGAGAGTGCTCCGAGTTCTTCTGAATTGGATACCCAGCTTTCTATGATTGCCATTCAAAGGGATGTAGAGAGCAAAGTGAATCCTTTAATGATTGTATTTAGGAATTACGCATTAGATGGAGCCTCCTTAAAGGATATCCGTCCTGAGTTTTCCCCAGGAGAGGGGTATATTTTGAGTTTCTCAGTGAAGGATAGGGGAGTTTCGCAAAGCTCAAATAGTTCTCCTACAGAGAGCTTTTATGCATGGACATCAGCATTTTGTCAGGATGGTGTTTCGGGAAGTCCACGGAGCCAATATTCAGGAAATCGCGGTTGGCGTATGGCTGTGGTTCTTGATGGGCAAGTGATTAGCAGTCCCGTATTAAATGCACCTTTAAGAGAACATGCTAGTGTTTCTGGAAATTTCACTCATCGAGAAGTAAGTAGGCTCGCTGCAGATTTGAAATCTGGAGTCATATCTTTTGTCCCCGAGGTTCTTAGTGAGGAGACCATCTCTTCAGAACTTGGGAAACAACAGGGAGTGCAAGGGGCTTTTTCCGCTTGTTTAGCGCTAGCAGTGCTGATCATATTGATGAGCGTGTATTACAAATTTGGAGGGGTGATTGCTTCGGGAGCTGTTATCCTGAATATGTTATTGATTTGGGCTGCGCTGCAATATTTGGATGCTCCTTTGACGCTTTCTGGCCTAGCCGGGATAATCCTTGCTATGGGAATGGCTGTGGATGCGAACGTTCTTGTTTTTGAACGGATTCGAGAAGAATTTCTTTTATCGCGGAGTTTGGCTCTTTCCATAGAGACGGGATATAAAAAAGCCTTTGGGGCAATTTTTGATTCCAATTTGACTACAGTGTTGGCTTCTGTATTGCTTTTGCTATTAGACACAGGGCCGATTAAAGGGTTTGCATTAACATTGATCTTAGGAATTTTTTCCTCGATGTTTACGGCATTGTTTATGACGAAATTTTTCTTCGTCATGTGGATACGTAAAACGCAAGAAACCCAGTTGCACATGATGAACAAGTTCATCGGGATCAGACATGATTTCTTAAAAGAGTGCAAGAAGCTTTGGTTGGTTTCTGGAAGTGTTATAGTTCTAGGAGGCGTAGCTTTAGGGTTTGGTGCATGGAACTCTGTATTAGGTATGGACTTTAAGGGAGGCTATGCATTTACAGTACAGGCAGAAAATCATGATGCGGATCTTTCTAAAATCCAGAAGCAGGTAGCAAATAAGCTACAGCTGGCAGGGTTGTCCTCTAGAGATTATCGTATTAAGGTCCTTTCGTCTTCAGAGAAGCTCAAAGTGTATTTTAGCCGTAAAGCTCTGTCTCGAGCCAATCCTTCTTTTGCAAGAGAAGAAATTTCAGATCCAGAATTGGCTGTTGCAGTGGGGTTATTGTCAGAGACAGGAGTAGATGTTTCTTCAGAGAGCCTGAAGGAGATACAAAACTTTTGGACAAAAGTGAGTGGGCAATTTTCTAATAAAATGAGGCAGCAAGCTCTCCTGGGGCTTTTAGGAGCTATGGGGATCATCTTGCTTTATGTAAGTTTCCGTTTTGAATGGCGCTATGCATTTAGTGCTGTGTGTGCTTTGATGCACGATTTAATCGCAACATGTGCGGTGCTTGTTGCTACTCACTTTTTCCTACAGAAGATCCAAATAGACTTGCAGGCTGTTGGAGCTTTAATGACTGTATTGGGTTATTCATTAAACAACACGTTGATTATCTTCGATCGGATTCGTGAGGATCGTCAAGAAAGATTATTTACCCCTATGCCGGAATTAATAAATGATGCATTGCAAAAGACTTTGAGCCGTACAGTAATGACGACAGCGACAACACTATCAGTGTTGCTGATATTGTTGTTCGTTGGTGGGGGCGCCGTCTTTAACTTTGCTTTCATTATGACAATCGGGATCCTGCTAGGAACTCTATCGTCGTTATACATTGCCCCTCCTCTTTTGTTATTCATGGTTCGGAAAGAGAAGCTTAAGCAATAA
- a CDS encoding phosphatidate cytidylyltransferase, which yields MRDRLPKKFKPLVYGDLFQRVVVHSLVLTFLVLLLYNSLIPLTSLVLGFIVAICSTVGTYEYSTMAYVKCQYPFKTYASLGSFIFIAMSFPTIRWSHLLPEYVSVLPWTFLLIWLVINIFKSRKLSIGPLFVSGITLFSILYVAVPIRLFLRILYGFVNSPEPYLGVWWASFLIATTKGADIFGYFFGKGFGKRKIAPTISPNKTITGFVAGCLGATLISLVFFFQTPENYMSYFPYPALLIPLGMILGVCGFFGDIIESMFKRDAHLKNSNKIQAIGGMLDTLDSLLLSTPLIYLFLRIINIKEFLG from the coding sequence GTGAGAGATAGATTGCCTAAAAAATTCAAACCTTTAGTTTATGGAGATCTTTTTCAACGTGTTGTCGTACACTCTCTCGTGCTTACCTTTCTTGTTCTCCTACTCTATAACTCATTAATCCCTCTAACCTCTTTGGTATTAGGATTTATTGTCGCAATCTGTAGCACTGTAGGGACATATGAGTACTCCACAATGGCATATGTGAAATGCCAATACCCTTTTAAAACCTATGCTTCCCTTGGTTCCTTTATTTTTATTGCCATGAGCTTCCCTACGATCCGCTGGAGTCACCTCCTCCCCGAATATGTTTCAGTCTTACCTTGGACTTTTCTATTAATTTGGCTAGTAATTAACATCTTCAAATCCCGAAAACTCTCTATAGGTCCTCTGTTTGTCTCTGGGATTACCTTATTTTCTATTCTCTATGTTGCTGTCCCTATCCGTTTGTTTCTTCGTATCCTTTATGGCTTTGTAAACTCTCCAGAGCCCTATTTAGGGGTATGGTGGGCATCCTTCCTTATTGCGACAACAAAAGGCGCAGATATTTTTGGCTATTTTTTCGGTAAGGGTTTTGGGAAAAGGAAAATTGCCCCTACCATTAGTCCAAACAAAACCATTACGGGTTTTGTGGCAGGATGTTTAGGAGCGACGTTAATTAGTCTAGTGTTTTTCTTCCAAACTCCTGAAAACTATATGAGTTACTTCCCTTATCCTGCATTGCTCATTCCCCTCGGAATGATTTTAGGGGTCTGTGGCTTTTTCGGAGATATCATAGAGTCCATGTTTAAACGTGATGCACATCTTAAAAATAGTAATAAAATCCAAGCGATTGGTGGGATGCTAGACACGTTAGATTCTCTTCTACTTTCTACGCCTTTAATTTATCTCTTTCTGCGCATCATAAACATCAAAGAGTTCTTAGGATGA